The DNA window GCAGGGGTGACCGCCAACAGCCTGAACCCCGGCGTGGTGAGCACCGGCATCATGCGCAACTTCAGCTGGGTGATGCGCGGCCTCTTCTTCCTCATCAGCCCCTTCATTAAGGTGAGCGGGGCCGTCACCGGCGATGGGGCTCTGGGTGGGCGGGGGGCGGCGGGGCCCCCGCTCAGCCCTTTTCTCCCCCCGGCAGTCGGCGGAGCAGGGGGCCGTCAGCACCATTTACTGCGCCGTCTCGGAGGAGGTCTCGGGCATCTCAGGGAAATATTTCGACAGCGACTGCAGCCTCACGCTGCCCTCCGCGGCCGCCCGGGACGCCGGGC is part of the Meleagris gallopavo isolate NT-WF06-2002-E0010 breed Aviagen turkey brand Nicholas breeding stock unplaced genomic scaffold, Turkey_5.1 ChrUn_random_7180001869587, whole genome shotgun sequence genome and encodes:
- the LOC104916095 gene encoding retinol dehydrogenase 12-like, which translates into the protein MNVLFTAELAQRLQGTGVTANSLNPGVVSTGIMRNFSWVMRGLFFLISPFIKSAEQGAVSTIYCAVSEEVSGISGKYFDSDCSLTLPSAAARDAGLARKLWEESERLTGLSS